One window from the genome of Dyadobacter sp. CECT 9275 encodes:
- a CDS encoding alcohol dehydrogenase catalytic domain-containing protein, whose translation MKAAVLQALHQALEIRETEQPTPGTGEVVVRLKAAALNHRDVWIQQGLYPGIITPLIVGSDGCGTVSELGEGVSPQWAGREVIINPSHNWGDNPAFYGGNYKILGMPDQGTFAEYVKVDARYLAEKPAHLAAEQAAALPMGGITAWRALFTRCGLSKSDKVLITGVGGGVALLALQLTVAAGAQVWVTSGSDEKISKAIGLGAQGGINYNNPTWFRDLLVKAKGPKTGFFNVIIDSAGGPGFPRLIDIAAPGARLCFYGGGAGNISGIVPAKVFFKQLNILGTTMGTEEEFRAMTDFVKEKQIVPVIDKIYPLASAEEALRYLDSGQQFGKVVLSI comes from the coding sequence ATGAAAGCGGCAGTATTACAAGCCTTGCATCAGGCACTGGAAATTCGGGAGACGGAGCAACCTACACCAGGCACCGGTGAGGTGGTGGTTCGGCTGAAAGCTGCCGCACTCAACCACAGGGACGTATGGATTCAGCAGGGACTTTACCCGGGAATTATCACGCCGCTGATTGTGGGCTCCGACGGCTGCGGAACTGTTTCAGAACTGGGAGAAGGGGTTTCCCCGCAATGGGCTGGCCGGGAAGTAATCATCAACCCCTCGCATAACTGGGGGGATAACCCGGCTTTTTATGGCGGAAACTATAAAATTCTGGGAATGCCAGACCAGGGTACTTTTGCAGAATATGTTAAAGTGGATGCCCGATACCTTGCCGAAAAACCTGCGCACCTGGCCGCAGAGCAAGCTGCTGCCCTGCCTATGGGTGGAATAACGGCCTGGCGGGCGTTGTTTACCAGATGCGGGTTATCAAAAAGTGACAAAGTACTAATAACCGGCGTTGGAGGAGGCGTTGCACTTTTGGCCTTGCAGCTTACGGTTGCCGCAGGTGCACAGGTATGGGTTACTTCGGGGTCGGACGAGAAAATCAGCAAGGCCATCGGGCTGGGCGCACAGGGAGGAATTAACTACAACAATCCCACCTGGTTCCGGGATCTGCTGGTGAAGGCCAAGGGCCCCAAAACAGGCTTTTTTAATGTAATCATCGACAGCGCCGGCGGACCAGGTTTCCCCCGGCTGATTGACATTGCGGCCCCGGGTGCACGGCTTTGCTTTTATGGCGGCGGAGCCGGCAACATCAGCGGTATTGTTCCGGCCAAGGTATTTTTTAAGCAACTGAACATCCTCGGAACTACCATGGGAACCGAAGAAGAATTCAGAGCGATGACAGATTTTGTAAAAGAAAAACAGATCGTACCTGTAATCGATAAGATTTATCCGCTTGCCAGCGCCGAAGAAGCATTGAGGTACCTGGATTCCGGCCAGCAGTTTGGGAAAGTCGTTTTAAGTATTTGA
- a CDS encoding NIPSNAP family protein has protein sequence MASSLTKPFISILLILITLHVSAAPKREYYEIKMYRLKNSEQEARMDKFLKDAYLPALHRAGIKMVGVFKPILTDTSAGKLIYVLIPLKSLDMLVSLPKTLGKDQQYQTDGKDYLDAVYSNPPYSRIESTVLRAFEDRPFIKNTSLSSPKSERIYELRSYEGHTEKIHVNKVRMFNDGNEVGIFDRLGFNPVFYGEVIAGKSMPNLMYLTTFANKASRDAHWKSFTDDAEWNKVKVMPEYQNNVSKNTAYFLFPTEYSDI, from the coding sequence ATGGCATCTTCCCTTACAAAACCTTTTATCAGTATACTGCTGATCCTGATTACCCTGCATGTTTCTGCCGCTCCGAAGAGAGAATACTACGAAATTAAAATGTACCGTCTGAAGAACAGCGAACAGGAAGCCCGTATGGATAAATTCCTTAAAGACGCTTATCTTCCTGCCCTGCACCGTGCAGGCATTAAAATGGTGGGGGTTTTCAAACCGATACTGACAGACACCTCGGCCGGAAAACTCATTTATGTACTCATTCCTCTTAAATCCCTGGATATGCTGGTATCCCTGCCCAAGACTTTAGGGAAGGATCAGCAATATCAGACAGATGGAAAGGATTATCTGGATGCAGTTTACAGTAATCCTCCTTATTCACGAATTGAATCCACTGTACTGAGAGCATTCGAGGACCGTCCTTTTATCAAAAATACATCCCTAAGTTCTCCTAAAAGTGAGCGTATCTATGAGCTGAGAAGTTATGAAGGACACACGGAGAAGATACATGTCAACAAGGTCAGAATGTTTAATGACGGAAATGAAGTGGGAATCTTTGACCGGCTTGGTTTCAACCCCGTATTTTATGGTGAAGTAATTGCAGGTAAGTCAATGCCTAACCTGATGTACCTTACCACTTTTGCCAATAAAGCTTCACGCGATGCACACTGGAAATCCTTTACGGACGATGCGGAATGGAATAAAGTTAAAGTGATGCCTGAATACCAGAACAATGTGTCCAAAAACACAGCTTATTTTCTTTTTCCGACTGAATACTCAGATATATGA
- a CDS encoding PorP/SprF family type IX secretion system membrane protein encodes MIKRVLPLLLLTLISLKGWSQDPQFSQFYANPLYLNPALAGGALAPRATINYRNQWPSLSANFVTTTFGADVFLPNYNSGLGVLVTMDSQGLGNLKSTEAALQYSYQVGINEVTSLRLGIQGGFASRTLDYFGLTFGDQYDNGGLTGQPSSDPFAKGGPNVMYADFSAGAMLYSDWYWAGVSAHHLNRPNQAFSNTEARLPVKASLQAGLRIPFAGYTFLGDEINKEKTISPAILYKKQGKYDQLDAGLYVTIEPLVLGAWYRGIPFKKYEQNINNHESLIFLAGFRQDKFSIGYSYDLTISTLGASSGGAHEISLSYVFEPLSPKPKRAKSSKRQLSCPKF; translated from the coding sequence ATGATCAAGCGTGTACTTCCTCTTTTGTTATTGACACTCATCTCCCTGAAAGGTTGGAGCCAGGACCCTCAATTTTCTCAGTTTTATGCCAATCCGCTTTATCTGAATCCCGCTCTGGCCGGTGGCGCACTGGCTCCGCGGGCAACGATCAATTACCGGAATCAATGGCCATCGCTCTCGGCAAACTTTGTTACAACTACCTTTGGCGCTGACGTTTTCTTACCAAACTATAACAGCGGCCTGGGTGTACTGGTAACGATGGACAGCCAAGGCCTGGGGAATCTGAAGTCGACAGAAGCTGCTTTGCAATATTCCTATCAGGTTGGAATTAATGAGGTTACCTCACTGAGGCTGGGTATACAGGGTGGCTTTGCTTCCCGGACACTCGACTATTTCGGGCTCACTTTCGGAGACCAGTACGACAATGGCGGGCTTACAGGCCAGCCTTCTTCCGACCCTTTTGCCAAAGGAGGACCTAACGTCATGTATGCTGACTTCTCTGCCGGCGCCATGCTTTATTCCGACTGGTACTGGGCGGGTGTGTCCGCACATCACCTCAACCGCCCCAATCAGGCGTTTTCAAATACCGAAGCCCGCCTTCCGGTGAAAGCCAGTTTGCAGGCCGGTTTAAGGATTCCCTTCGCCGGATATACGTTCTTGGGAGACGAAATAAACAAAGAGAAAACCATATCGCCGGCTATTCTCTATAAAAAGCAAGGCAAATATGACCAGCTGGATGCCGGCTTGTACGTTACCATAGAGCCGCTTGTACTGGGGGCCTGGTACCGGGGGATTCCGTTCAAAAAATATGAACAAAATATAAATAACCACGAATCCCTGATCTTTCTGGCGGGATTTCGGCAGGATAAATTTTCGATCGGTTACAGCTACGACCTCACCATTTCCACACTTGGTGCAAGCAGCGGCGGAGCGCATGAGATATCTCTTTCCTATGTGTTTGAACCGCTTTCTCCAAAACCAAAACGAGCCAAAAGCAGCAAGAGGCAACTCTCCTGTCCGAAGTTTTAA